Genomic DNA from Epinephelus moara isolate mb chromosome 24, YSFRI_EMoa_1.0, whole genome shotgun sequence:
AACTTCTCAGTTAGCTGGTCACATATTTCTATGAAACCCGATATGACGCCTACTTTCATTTCCTCTCtcaagaaatcatgacctggttactcaagataatccacacaccttgttgtgagcagtttcatgtaggaactattatctcaagtaactgggtcatgatttctggaaagagacattgctgttgagtttctaAGTATatttttgagcaccacaagctgagtgttaTCTAGTTCTGTTATAGTGGAGAGAAGggagacatctctacggctgatatctccaacacttggcagttcacaccaaaacaatctagactgataaatagcactacaggtaataGGAGAATGTGTATTTTaactttggggtgaactgtccctttaagttagATGAGGGCTATGCAGAGACATTACCTCACAAAACTATTTACATCTAATTATTATATCTTTACACTGAGACATTAATAAAAGGTTAATAATTATAAATCTGACCGAGCTTCTTAAAGTAATACCTTTCTACCCGTCACTTATGAGTCATTCTCTGTGTCATGCTGATGTCAGGATTTGTGTTTGCACTCAGGTCCCGCTGCGGAGACCCTGGAGGAGGCAGCAGGAACCTCTGAACATGAACCATTATGCCAATAAGAAGAGTGCAGCGGAGAGCATGCTGGATGTGGCTCTGCTGATGGCTAATGCCTCACAGCTGAAGGCCGTGATGGAGCAAGGACCAGACTTCAACTTCTACGTGCCCCTCATCACGCTCATTAGCATCTCCCTCATACTACAGATCGTAGTGGGAGTTCTGCTCATCTTTATTGGTAAGTGTGGAGCCTCCtcgtttctgttttttttttttaaagatattttttgggcattttgcctttaatggacaggacagctgggtgtgaagggggagagagagagagaggggggatgacatgcagcaaatggctgcaggctggatttgaaccttggctgctgcggcaacagccttgtacatggggtgcctgctctacccactaaaccaccgacgccccacctccttgtttctgtttgtcaaaCTTTAGCATTCACAAATGAGAGGATTTACAgtgaaatgtacagtatgtgttgttTTAGTCCTCTGCTGCATCATTGTGTAAATTCAAAGCAGAAACTGTGTGTTACATTGAGTAATCAAACCATCCACGCTCTGTGTGACACTGCTGTGACATAGCAACAGTATGTTACAAGAATAACTTTTTTGCTTTTACAGCAAAAATCAGAGCCAAAACTCCCAAGAATGGAAACACAACTGACAACTGCTCGTAATTTTTACTCAGATGCTGACGAAAGCAGTTCTTTTATGTCATtcttattattaatttaagatatttaatactctgtgagtgaccctgactttcatttattcattttccaaaactgcttatcctgttgggggtcgcaagggtgctggagcctattctagctgacactgggtgagaggcagggtacaccttggacaggtcaccaccagactatcacagggctgatacatagagacagacaaccattcacactcacattcacacctacggccaatttagagtcaccaattaacctacatgtgtttggactgtgggaggaagctggagcacccggggaaaacccatgctgacacggggagaacatgcaaactctgcaccctgggttcaaaccaggaactctcttgctgtgaggcgacaatgctaaccactgcatcaccatgaCGCTTTTGTCGCTGTTTACGAACattaaattgtggttactgtacttaagtaatttgaagcattctctggcacatgAATTTCCTTCAGGACAAATAAAGTTCTactgaattgaatttaattaatataatttacgcacaaatttaattttaacgTGGTTGCTTTGCTCTACGACTACAAATAATTCTACTAATTTACAAACTTTAGAAACTTGAATTTCTCAGGTTGTTCTCCAAAGTTTACAAACatggtgtctacaggtccttaaaaagtcttaaaatgtcttgaattAGGTTTTCTTAAAATAAGGCCTTCAAAAATCTTAAATGGTCTTAAatgggtcttaaatatttttggtTACATTACCGCGAAAATGTCCCCAGCCTGACGAACCCAATCATTGGACAGACAGAAGaattgcaataataaatagcatttatgacagcaattacaattacattaaacttaaactcacttaattgttgtcatttttccttactgttattttgaactgacatcagtgtgtttacttggaaagagttcctacacatacacacatttatatatattttgtgtatttccaTCGCAGGTTTGGTCTCAAATTTCCTATAAGGTGggattaaaaaggtcttaaaaagtcttaaatttaacttgcttatgtctgtagacaccctgtacaAAGGGTGATTTACAATCACAGGCCTTGTATTCATTAATGTTCACCATTTCACAAGCACAAACATTGTATTTACGCTTATTTGGGCACATAAATCTGCCAGCACAAAGTTTACTGCCCATACATCAGCATTCTCCCTCTTCCCTTATAGCCTTATCTTATCCTAACAGAGAACACTATTGTGACACAGAGCTGAGTTAAgggagctgcagcaggaaggAACGCCTCTGCCGTCAGCTGTTTCCACTTTTAAAGTTATGTCATGGGAGATTTACCAATGCTGAATAAAAGATATTGCTAAATACTCAAAATACAGACTTCCTCTCTGTCTAAATCAGCGAGGCAGCGAGTGTCCTGATGGAGGAAGGAGCTAATTATTCACCTGAGGGCTCAGATGCTGTTAATTTATGTCATAGTGCTCAGTAATGATTACCTCACTGCTCAGCTGGCAGGACACACtgtgctgccccctggtggGGAAAGGAGGTCACTCCTACTGACGACGCAAAACTTActaatgttttcatgtttttgttctgtcagTGAAGTGGAACCTGAATGATGAGAGCATGCACTACAAGCTGAACATCATGGAGAACTTTGCCACAGCCTTCGTCTTCATCATAGTGGTGGTCAACGTCTTCATCACAGCCTTTGGTGTGCAGCGGCCCAACACACAAGGCTGATGCCTGCTGATCAACTTAGTACAGATGGACCTCCACAttatttatgcaaatgagcaggaTATTTATTCACCAAATTAAACGGCATGCAGGTACACTTGCCTTTCTGTAATCCAACCTCCCAGGCTTCAGAAGACCCGACACATCCTGAGGATCAGGTGACAttgcgtgtgtatgtgtctgtgtgtgtgtattgaagGAGTTCTTCCTTCTCTATGGACAAATGTGTGGTcactttttatttcactgtgtggCTACCCAGTTTGTTACCTCTTTTCTTGCTCAGGTTACTGATGTAAATACATTATTGCCTTTACTTACAGAACAAACATATCAGGAGCAATATACTGCGTGTCAGTCACAACCATTGTGAATGTTTcatgaacaaaaacatgttCTAGTACTGTTATTTTAACATGAGTCAGTATCTGTCAGTCTAAACCTGCATGTGTGCCTACATCTGTaggagaataaaagaaataaatcacCACAGCATCATCCAAATGACATTCTTCGCAGTAGGTGCATCAGGAGCCAGCCTGGCCTACTGCTGCTCGTGAGGCATTACATGATACAACAGTTTTATTATGTGGGCAGACGTACGTTTACATTATTATAAACCTCGACCAATTAATGAAGTGGACCTTACATGCTCTGTTTTTTAAGTGCTATTCAAGTATAGTTTGTGATGTGTAAAGTGATTTATGCTAGTGTTTGTTTATTGACGTATATAGTGCACTGTGTTTCTTTTAGGccttttatcacattttttaaagaccAAAAACTTACAAAGCTTTTTCAACATGATCTTGTATTACACACTGTGACGACtattttaaatgaattttaTAAATAAACCACAAAAGTGATAAAGATGTGTCTCTTGTCCTGTTAATTATCACCAtgccgtttttttttgttttttttatttttttaaatcatacaaAGACAGAAGTCTCAATCCAACAAATAATGGCACTTCTAACTTTAAGgcatttttacacagcacaGTACACGTGTGACAAACTGTCAGGCACTGGACTCAGTGAGTAGACATTAaatcacaaacaacaaaaatcaaataaaagtattttcttTTGGAACAATTCTACAGAATTGTTGAGTACAAGAATAACAATAAAATCATGCAAATTGAAGTTTTTCAGGCGTTTCTGGTATTGGCTTCTGATAACCTGATGTTAAATCACcataaagcagtggttccctaATGGtggtgggtcatgggtccattctggaTGGACCATAAGTGACTCAAGAACTAACTAACGGGCAGCTACTCAACAGAGACAGCAGTCTAGCTCGATGATATGGACAAACACAAGTAAGTAGTTGActatatttaactgtgtggaccttgaactaatgactaaagacaaatctggaccccatggctggaccagttgggaaccactgccataAAGAAAACCACAATGAAATACGGTTTGACAAAGCACCATTGTGATAGTTACGGTTATGTTCAAATCCACTTCTCTATATCACacgttaaagaaaaaaattcatCTAAATTCATTTACTGCCAgactttgtatttaaaaaaagacttatAAGAAACCAACTTACCAATAGTTGGCAAAAAGGCACCGTAAGAACAAAGAAATATCCACACTATAAAGATATAATATCTACTAATAGCTGGCGAGGaacttattaacatttaaatgggcTTATTCTGTCACAAACTGAGAGTACTTCTGTTGTGAGAAAGCCTGCAGACAAAGCATTAATGTTTCAGTAATCCTCTGAGTATTCAGCAGCTAAATGCTAGAGGCCAAGGGAACAACAAGGGAAATACTCGGGCACTTCCGGTCTCACAGTACATGCCAAGAGAAGGAGACGTAGTTTGGAGTGAGAAAGTAAGACGTTAACAGTTAGTAAGGCAGCGTCCACATAAAGATAAAGTTATATACGTGAAAAAACATGGTTAGAGATGCCACGAAGTAGGTGGCAGTGCCTTAACCGTATGTGTGTTGATGGCCACAGGGACCAATTCCATCCTTGTCAAGGGGAGTGCTAACCTTCTCTCCTTTCATACAACACAATTgttaacatgaaaaacatcaggGTTTATACACCGAGTAATGAAATACGGTTTCACTTACGGTGCAATTTCCGGGTTGCTgtcataata
This window encodes:
- the LOC126385987 gene encoding ninjurin-1-like; protein product: MATDNFEMNGDADRNDEAEVPLRRPWRRQQEPLNMNHYANKKSAAESMLDVALLMANASQLKAVMEQGPDFNFYVPLITLISISLILQIVVGVLLIFIVKWNLNDESMHYKLNIMENFATAFVFIIVVVNVFITAFGVQRPNTQG